The Carassius gibelio isolate Cgi1373 ecotype wild population from Czech Republic chromosome A24, carGib1.2-hapl.c, whole genome shotgun sequence genome window below encodes:
- the LOC127946590 gene encoding glycogenin-1 produces MVLGKSLRNHKTSKKLVVLIGPHVSNQTRAVPHKIFDEVRVVDVLNSGDTATLAMMKRPDLGVTFTKLHCWTLTKYSKCVFMDADTLVVSNIDELFDREELSATPDPGWPDCFNSGLFVFRPSNETYSKLLKYCTEHGNFDGM; encoded by the exons ATGGTGCTTGGAAAATCTCTTAGGAACCACAAGACTTCAAAAAAGCTGGTGGTGCTCATTGGACCCCATGTGTCCAATCAGACAAG GGCAGTTCCTCATAAGATCTTTGATGAAGTCAGGGTAGTGGATGTGTTGAACAGTGGGGACACAGCAACCTTAGCCATGATGAAGAGACCTGATCTGGGTGTCACGTTCACCAAGCTGCACTGCTGGACTCTTACAAAATATTCCAAATGTGTGTTTATGGATGCAGACACACTG GTGGTATCAAACATAGATGAGCTGTTTGACAGAGAGGAGCTGTCTGCAACTCCAGACCCCGGCTGGCCTGATTGTTTTAACTCTGGTTTGTTTGTGTTTCGCCCATCTAACGAAACCTACAGCAAACTTCTGAAGTATTGCACAGAGCACGGAAACTTTGACGGTATGTAA
- the LOC127946188 gene encoding cytoplasmic protein NCK1 isoform X3, with protein sequence MWPCLKCVGIGKVKRKTGMRETASNADSDLCPDNSERLYDLNLPALVKFSYTAEREDELSLVKGTRVIVMEKCSDGWWRGSYNGHSGWFPSNYVTEDADGSASNDSAGLSEKSAAVVHSVNGNRVLHTVQALYPFSSGNDEELNFEKGEVMDVVEKPENDPEWWKCRKADGQMGLVPKNYVTVLEESHNSASMVGPPTPDCDYIEPSSSGRFAGKQWYYGKVTRHQAEVALNQRGTEGDFLIRDSESSPNDFSISLKAQSKNKHFKVQMKDNLYCIGQRKFNSMEELVEHYKKAPIFTSDQGDKLYLVKALAAS encoded by the exons GGATCGGCAAGGTGAAACGGAAAACAGGCATGCGTGAAACAGCCTCCAACGCCGACTCTGACTTGTGTCCAGACAATAGTGAACGTCTGTATGACCTAAACCTTCCTGCGCTTGTCAAATTCAGCTACACGGCTGAGCGGGAAGATGAGTTGTCGTTGGTTAAGGGCACAAGGGTCATCGTTATGGAGAAGTGCAGTGATGGCTGGTGGAGGGGGAGCTACAATGGCCATTCGGGATGGTTCCCGTCCAACTACGTGACAGAGGATGCAGATGGATCGGCGAGCAACGACTCTGCCGGCTTGTCCGAGAAATCGGCTGCTGTTGTTCATAGTGTGAACGGCAACCGGGTGCTGCACACAGTACAGGCTCTCTACCCATTCAGCTCGGGCAACGATGAAGAGTTGAACTTTGAGAAGGGGGAGGTTATGGATGTTGTGGAGAAGCCAGAAAACGACCCAGAGTGGTGGAAGTGTCGCAAAGCCGATGGGCAGATGGGACTTGTTCCAAAGAACTACGTGACTGTTCTGGAGGAGTCGCACAACTCGGCCAGCATGGTCGGGCCGCCCACACCTGACTGTGACTACATTGAGCCTTCATCCAGTGGACGTTTTGCTGGCAAGCAGTGGTACTATGGGAAGGTGACGCGTCATCAGGCAGAGGTGGCACTCAACCAGAGGGGCACAGAGGGAGACTTTCTTATCCGGGACAGCGAGTCCTCA CCCAATGACTTTTCAATATCGCTGAAAGCTCAGTCCAAAAACAAGCATTTCAAAGTCCAAATGAAGGACAACCTGTACTGCATCGGACAACGCAAGTTTAACTCAATGGAGGAGTTGGTGGAACACTACAAAAAGGCACCCATCTTCACCAGCGATCAGGGTGACAAACTCTACCTGGTCAAGGCTCTGGCTGCCTCCTGA
- the LOC127946188 gene encoding cytoplasmic protein NCK1 isoform X2, whose product MDMANLFKHFFRIGKVKRKTGMRETASNADSDLCPDNSERLYDLNLPALVKFSYTAEREDELSLVKGTRVIVMEKCSDGWWRGSYNGHSGWFPSNYVTEDADGSASNDSAGLSEKSAAVVHSVNGNRVLHTVQALYPFSSGNDEELNFEKGEVMDVVEKPENDPEWWKCRKADGQMGLVPKNYVTVLEESHNSASMVGPPTPDCDYIEPSSSGRFAGKQWYYGKVTRHQAEVALNQRGTEGDFLIRDSESSPNDFSISLKAQSKNKHFKVQMKDNLYCIGQRKFNSMEELVEHYKKAPIFTSDQGDKLYLVKALAAS is encoded by the exons GGATCGGCAAGGTGAAACGGAAAACAGGCATGCGTGAAACAGCCTCCAACGCCGACTCTGACTTGTGTCCAGACAATAGTGAACGTCTGTATGACCTAAACCTTCCTGCGCTTGTCAAATTCAGCTACACGGCTGAGCGGGAAGATGAGTTGTCGTTGGTTAAGGGCACAAGGGTCATCGTTATGGAGAAGTGCAGTGATGGCTGGTGGAGGGGGAGCTACAATGGCCATTCGGGATGGTTCCCGTCCAACTACGTGACAGAGGATGCAGATGGATCGGCGAGCAACGACTCTGCCGGCTTGTCCGAGAAATCGGCTGCTGTTGTTCATAGTGTGAACGGCAACCGGGTGCTGCACACAGTACAGGCTCTCTACCCATTCAGCTCGGGCAACGATGAAGAGTTGAACTTTGAGAAGGGGGAGGTTATGGATGTTGTGGAGAAGCCAGAAAACGACCCAGAGTGGTGGAAGTGTCGCAAAGCCGATGGGCAGATGGGACTTGTTCCAAAGAACTACGTGACTGTTCTGGAGGAGTCGCACAACTCGGCCAGCATGGTCGGGCCGCCCACACCTGACTGTGACTACATTGAGCCTTCATCCAGTGGACGTTTTGCTGGCAAGCAGTGGTACTATGGGAAGGTGACGCGTCATCAGGCAGAGGTGGCACTCAACCAGAGGGGCACAGAGGGAGACTTTCTTATCCGGGACAGCGAGTCCTCA CCCAATGACTTTTCAATATCGCTGAAAGCTCAGTCCAAAAACAAGCATTTCAAAGTCCAAATGAAGGACAACCTGTACTGCATCGGACAACGCAAGTTTAACTCAATGGAGGAGTTGGTGGAACACTACAAAAAGGCACCCATCTTCACCAGCGATCAGGGTGACAAACTCTACCTGGTCAAGGCTCTGGCTGCCTCCTGA